A window from Labrus mixtus chromosome 14, fLabMix1.1, whole genome shotgun sequence encodes these proteins:
- the LOC132988275 gene encoding moesin-like isoform X1, with the protein MPKTISVRVTTMDAELEFAIQPNTTGKQLFDQVVKTIGLREVWYFGLQYQDTKGFSTWLKLNKKVTAQDVRKESPLLFKFRAKFFPEDVSEELIQDATQRLFFLQVKEGILNDDIYCPPETAVLLASYAVQAKYADYNKEVHTPGYLSSEQLLPQRVLDQHKLNKDQWEERIQVWHEEHKGMIREESMMEYLKIAQDLEMYGVNYFNIKNKKGTELFLGVDALGLNIYEQNDKMTPKIGFPWSEIRNISFNDKKFVIKPIDKKAPDFVFYAPRLRINKRILALCMGNHELYMRRRKPDTIEVQQMKAQAREEKNHKKMERALLENEKRKREVAEKEKEKIEKEKEELIERLKQIEEQTKKAQQELEEQTHRALELELERKRAQEEAERLEADLKGAEDAKMALLQQSENQMKNQEHLATELADLTSKISLLEDAKKKKEEEAEEWQEKATMVQEDLEKTKEELKNKVMAAHVQEPLNAENEDEENDESNAEASADFTSAATYKDRSEEERMTEAEKNERLQKHLLALSSELANARDETKKTVNDMIHAENMKAGRDKYKTLRQIRSGNTKQRIDEFECM; encoded by the exons ATGCCGAAAACG ATAAGTGTAAGAGTCACCACAATGGATGCTGAACTTGAGTTCGCCATTCAGCCCAATACAACAGGGAAACAACTCTTTGACCAG gttGTCAAGACCATTGGGCTGCGGGAGGTTTGGTACTTTGGGCTTCAGTACCAGGATACTAAAGGTTTCTCTACTTGGCTCAAACTCAATAAGAAG GTGACAGCCCAGGATGTGAGGAAGGAAAGCCCGCTACTGTTTAAGTTTCGTGCCAAGTTCTTCCCTGAGGATGTGTCGGAGGAGTTGATCCAGGACGCCACACAGCGCCTGTTCTTCCTGCAGGTAAAGGAGGGAATCTTGAATGACGACATCTACTGCCCGCCAGAGACTGCCGTCCTGCTGGCGTCCTATGCAGTGCAAGCCAAGTATGCAGACTACAACAAGGAAGTCCACACACCCGGCTATCTGTCCAGTGAGCAGCTGCTGCCTCAGAG AGTGCTGGACCAGCACAAACTCAACAAGGACCAGTGGGAGGAGAGGATTCAGGTGTGGCATGAAGAACACAAGGGCATGATAAG AGAGGAATCCATGATGGAGTATCTGAAGATCGCTCAGGATCTGGAGATGTATGGAGTCAACTATTTCAACATCAAGAATAAGAAAGGAACAGAGCTGTTTTTGGGAGTGGATGCTTTGGGCCTCAACATTTATGAACAGAATGACAA AATGACGCCTAAAATTGGATTCCCTTGGAGTGAAATCAGGAACATTTCCTTCAATGACAAGAAGTTTGTCATTAAACCGATTGACAAGAAAGCGCCT gACTTCGTCTTTTATGCTCCCAGACTGCGCATCAACAAGCGCATTCTGGCTCTATGCATGGGAAACCATGAGTTGTACATGCGCCGCCGCAAACCTGATACCATAGAAGTGCAGCAGATGAAGGCTCAGGCTCGGGAGGAGAAGAATCACAAGAAGATGGAGAG AGCTCTGCTGGAgaatgaaaagaggaaaagagaagttgcagaaaaggaaaaagaaaagatcgaaaaggaaaaggaggagtTGATAGAGAGATTAAAGCAGATCGAGGAGCAGACAAAAAAGGCCCAACAAG AGCTGGAGGAGCAAACACACCGGGctctggagctggagctggagaggaagcGTGCACAGGAGGAGGCTGAACGCCTAGAGGCTGATCTGAAGGGCGCTGAAGACGCCAAGATGGCACTGCTCCAGCAGTCTGAGAACCAGATGAAGAACCAAGAACACCTG GCCACGGAGTTGGCTGACCTTACTTCCAAGATCTCCCTCCTGGAGGatgccaagaagaagaaggaagaagaggcTGAGGAGTGGCAGGAGAAG GCTACCATGGTGCAGGAGGACCTGGAGAAGACCAAAGAAGAGcttaaaaacaaagtgatgGCAGCTCACGTTCAGGAGCCCCTCAATGCGGAGAACGAGGACGAAGAGAACGATGAGAGTAACGCTGAGGCCAGTGCTGACTTCACGTCTGCTGCCACATACAAAGACCGCAGCGAAGAAGAGCGTATGACAGAGGCCGAGAAGAACGAACGATTGCAGAAGCATCTACTT GCTTTGAGCTCAGAGTTGGCCAACGCTCGAGACGAGACGAAGAAGACGGTGAATGACATGATTCACGCAGAGAATATGAAAGCAGGGCGAGACAAGTACAAGACCCTCAGACAGATCCGGTCTGGAAACACCAAACAGCGCATTGATGAGTTTGAATGCATGTGA
- the LOC132988275 gene encoding moesin-like isoform X2 — protein sequence MPKTISVRVTTMDAELEFAIQPNTTGKQLFDQVVKTIGLREVWYFGLQYQDTKGFSTWLKLNKKVTAQDVRKESPLLFKFRAKFFPEDVSEELIQDATQRLFFLQVKEGILNDDIYCPPETAVLLASYAVQAKYADYNKEVHTPGYLSSEQLLPQRVLDQHKLNKDQWEERIQVWHEEHKGMIREESMMEYLKIAQDLEMYGVNYFNIKNKKGTELFLGVDALGLNIYEQNDKMTPKIGFPWSEIRNISFNDKKFVIKPIDKKAPDFVFYAPRLRINKRILALCMGNHELYMRRRKPDTIEVQQMKAQAREEKNHKKMERALLENEKRKREVAEKEKEKIEKEKEELIERLKQIEEQTKKAQQELEEQTHRALELELERKRAQEEAERLEADLKGAEDAKMALLQQSENQMKNQEHLATELADLTSKISLLEDAKKKKEEEAEEWQEKVTEIRNSFVNYPVTSSI from the exons ATGCCGAAAACG ATAAGTGTAAGAGTCACCACAATGGATGCTGAACTTGAGTTCGCCATTCAGCCCAATACAACAGGGAAACAACTCTTTGACCAG gttGTCAAGACCATTGGGCTGCGGGAGGTTTGGTACTTTGGGCTTCAGTACCAGGATACTAAAGGTTTCTCTACTTGGCTCAAACTCAATAAGAAG GTGACAGCCCAGGATGTGAGGAAGGAAAGCCCGCTACTGTTTAAGTTTCGTGCCAAGTTCTTCCCTGAGGATGTGTCGGAGGAGTTGATCCAGGACGCCACACAGCGCCTGTTCTTCCTGCAGGTAAAGGAGGGAATCTTGAATGACGACATCTACTGCCCGCCAGAGACTGCCGTCCTGCTGGCGTCCTATGCAGTGCAAGCCAAGTATGCAGACTACAACAAGGAAGTCCACACACCCGGCTATCTGTCCAGTGAGCAGCTGCTGCCTCAGAG AGTGCTGGACCAGCACAAACTCAACAAGGACCAGTGGGAGGAGAGGATTCAGGTGTGGCATGAAGAACACAAGGGCATGATAAG AGAGGAATCCATGATGGAGTATCTGAAGATCGCTCAGGATCTGGAGATGTATGGAGTCAACTATTTCAACATCAAGAATAAGAAAGGAACAGAGCTGTTTTTGGGAGTGGATGCTTTGGGCCTCAACATTTATGAACAGAATGACAA AATGACGCCTAAAATTGGATTCCCTTGGAGTGAAATCAGGAACATTTCCTTCAATGACAAGAAGTTTGTCATTAAACCGATTGACAAGAAAGCGCCT gACTTCGTCTTTTATGCTCCCAGACTGCGCATCAACAAGCGCATTCTGGCTCTATGCATGGGAAACCATGAGTTGTACATGCGCCGCCGCAAACCTGATACCATAGAAGTGCAGCAGATGAAGGCTCAGGCTCGGGAGGAGAAGAATCACAAGAAGATGGAGAG AGCTCTGCTGGAgaatgaaaagaggaaaagagaagttgcagaaaaggaaaaagaaaagatcgaaaaggaaaaggaggagtTGATAGAGAGATTAAAGCAGATCGAGGAGCAGACAAAAAAGGCCCAACAAG AGCTGGAGGAGCAAACACACCGGGctctggagctggagctggagaggaagcGTGCACAGGAGGAGGCTGAACGCCTAGAGGCTGATCTGAAGGGCGCTGAAGACGCCAAGATGGCACTGCTCCAGCAGTCTGAGAACCAGATGAAGAACCAAGAACACCTG GCCACGGAGTTGGCTGACCTTACTTCCAAGATCTCCCTCCTGGAGGatgccaagaagaagaaggaagaagaggcTGAGGAGTGGCAGGAGAAGGTAACAGAAATTagaaacagct TTGTTAATTATCCTGTGACTTCTTCCATATGA
- the zc3h12b gene encoding probable ribonuclease ZC3H12B, with protein MTVWSTVEKLKMEKHPWREENIDSSEAQHGTDDSEDGSSSDSESEDQQQQRTQVSSSSRCKKREPLAVTKPHRQLCRSPCLDRPSFSQSSTLQDFREDESSTGPGVKPASDKEYQTKMDFALKLGYSGEQVETVLNKLGAAALINDVLAELVRLGNKVEPESQPCSSTATSTSRPPCVKETVSPEVSVEDDSVDTYDNLRPIVIDGSNVAMSHGNKEVFSCRGIQLAVEWFLEKGHKDITVFVPAWRKEQSRPDALITDQEILRKLEKEKILVFTPSRRVQGRRVVCYDDRFIVKLAYDSDGIIVSNDNYRDLQNEKPEWKKFIEERLLMYSFVNDKFMPPDDPLGRHGPSLENFLRKRPVVPEHKKQPCPYGKKCTYGHKCKYYHPERVNQPQRSVADELRAFAKLSAVKTMSEGALAKCGTGPATVKGDMNSEAKRVAPKRQSDPSIRSVACEPPEALSAARKSETNSVPSLVSALSVPTMQPVKSHAAGALNTRSASSPVPGSLQFSHSSLEHMSSVQYPPILVTNSHGASVTYGEQFPKYDSVSDHGYYSLHSDFSNMSMSSMHNVDSFCSMEHEHGVYQRNPSHCPESCLSHSNSDSFSSYADLYPSSVDSSLEESMKGQQQSNAQARMQAFSHGFRHEALTRVQSYGQEEPKQGPRKQQSGSHLAPHIQHVAVGARSSCPGDYPLTQNVLPPLSSQPTRSLGMTRMDSISDSRLYDSNPMRQRRPPLCREQHASWDPLPCGNESYGYHSYPLSNSLMPCCERVMVRSMPEKMEQIWNSPWEMPSAAEHQERYVIPDHQYQTYRNLCNIFPAYVVHSVMEKNPHLTDPQQLAAVIVTKLRSCH; from the exons ATGACAGTATGGTCAACGGTGGAGAAGCTCAAAATGGAAAAACACCCATGGAGGGAGGAGAACATTGACTCAAGTGAGGCACAGCATGGCACTGACGATTCTGAGGATGGAAGCAGCTCAGACAGCGAATCAGAAGATCAGCAACAGCAGAGGActcaggtgagcagcagcagcagatgtaAGAAGAGGGAGCCTTTGGCTGTCACGAAGCCCCACCGACAGCTCTGTCGCTCTCCATGCCTCGACCGGCCCAGTTTTTCCCAGAGTAGCACTTTGCAGGATTTCCGTGAGGATGAGAGCAGCACAGGACCAGGGGTCAAACCTGCCAGCGACAAAGAGTACCAGACCAAGATGGACTTTGCTTTGAAGTTGGGCTATTCTGGAGAGCAGGTGGAGACGGTGCTCAACAAGTTGGGGGCTGCTGCACTTATTAACGACGTTCTTGCTGAGTTAGTGAGACTTGGAAACAAAGTGGAGCCTGAAAGTCAACCTTGCAGCAGTACAGCAACATCAACATCCCGTCCCCCCTGTGTTAAAGAGACTGTTAGTCCAGAGGTCTCAGTGGAAGATGACTCTGTGGATACCTATGATAACCTCAGGCCTATCGTCATTGATGGTTCAAATGTGGCAATGag TCATGGAAACAAAGAGGTTTTCTCTTGCCGTGGTATCCAACTTGCTGTTGAATGGTTCTTGGAAAAAGGACACAAAGACATCACCGTATTTGTTCCCGCATGGAGAAAGGAGCAGTCGAGGCCTGATGCCCTCATCACGG ATCAGGAAATACTACGCaaactggaaaaagaaaagatcctGGTTTTCACCCCATCTCGGAGGGTTCAAGGCAGGAGAGTGGTGTGCTATGATGATCGCTTCATAGTGAAGCTGGCTTATGATTCTGATGGAATTATTGTGTCAAATGACAACTACAGAGACTTGCAAAATGAGAAGCCAGAGTGGAAGAAGTTCATAGAAGAGCGTCTCCTCATGTACTCTTTTGTCAATGACAA GTTTATGCCCCCTGATGATCCTTTGGGAAGACATGGTCCAAGCTTAGAAAATTTCCTCCGCAAGCGCCCTGTCGTTCCAGAGCACAAAAAACAACCTTGCCCCTATG GGAAAAAGTGCACATATGGACACAAGTGCAAGTACTATCATCCTGAGCGTGTCAACCAGCCACAGAGGTCGGTGGCCGATGAACTACGGGCCTTCGCCAAATTGTCTGCGGTGAAGACAATGAGTGAGGGGGCTTTAGCTAAGTGCGGTACTGGTCCAGCAACTGTTAAGGGGGACATGAACTCTGAGGCCAAGCGTGTGGCACCCAAACGCCAATCTGACCCAAGTATTCGCTCAGTGGCCTGTGAACCTCCTGAGGCACTGTCCGCTGCTCGGAAGTCTGAGACAAATTCAGTGCCTTCCCTTGTGTCCGCTCTCAGTGTGCCCACCATGCAGCCTGTCAAGAGCCATGCAGCTGGTGCCTTGAACACAAGATCAGCCAGCAGCCCGGTGCCAGGTTCTCTGCAGTTCTCCCACAGTTCTCTGGAGCACATGTCTAGTGTACAGTACCCTCCTATTTTAGTTACAAACAGTCATGGCGCCTCTGTTACATACGGTGAACAGTTTCCAAAGTATGACTCAGTTAGCGACCATGGCTATTATTCGCTACACAGTGATTTTTCAAACATGAGCATGAGCAGCATGCACAATGTTGACAGTTTCTGTAGCATGGAGCACGAGCATGGTGTGTATCAGAGAAATCCCAGCCACTGCCCTGAATCCTGTCTCAGCCATTCAAACAGCGACTCGTTTTCCTCTTACGCTGACCTTTACCCAAGTTCGGTGGACAGTAGCTTGGAGGAGAGCATGAAGGGGCAGCAGCAGTCTAACGCACAAGCTAGGATGCAAGCATTCTCCCATGGCTTTCGTCATGAAGCGCTGACTAGAGTTCAAAGTTACGGACAAGAGGAACCCAAACAGGGCCCCCGTAAGCAGCAGTCTGGATCTCATCTGGCACCCCATATCCAGCATGTTGCAGTGGGAGCCAGGTCCAGCTGTCCTGGAGACTATCCCCTCACTCAGAATGTCCTCCCACCTCTGTCCTCACAGCCCACACGGTCTCTTGGCATGACTCGTATGGACAGCATATCAGACTCAAGGCTATATGATAGCAACCCAATGAGACAGAGGAGACCACCACTGTGCCGTGAGCAGCACGCCAGCTGGGACCCTCTGCCATGTGGTAATGAGTCCTATGGATATCATTCATATCCATTGAGTAACAGCCTGATGCCATGTTGTGAGCGGGTGATGGTCCGGAGCATGCcagaaaaaatggaacaaaTCTGGAACTCACCATGGGAGATGCCATCTGCAGCTGAACACCAGGAGCGGTACGTCATCCCAGACCACCAGTACCAAACATATCGGAACCTTTGTAACATCTTTCCTGCTTACGTAGTCCATTCAGTAATGGAGAAGAACCCTCATTTGACAGATCCACAACAACTCGCTGCTGTCATTGTTACAAAACTGAGGTCATGCCATTGA